From Candidatus Palauibacter australiensis, a single genomic window includes:
- a CDS encoding iron-sulfur cluster assembly accessory protein, which yields MSDKDLLTFTDAASERIRSFISEDPAEGLAVRVSVQNASPIAPEYEMALIEPFEREAEDQSFDVPGFEVVVDSKSADILAGTRIDWVESLQGSGFHFNNPNIQPLGSAPLDGPLVDRVRRVIDEQINPGVASHGGTVRLVDIRDNVVYVTMGGGCQGCGMASVTLTQGIKQMIRDAAPEIVDVQDVTDHAAGSNPYYA from the coding sequence GTGTCCGACAAGGATCTTTTGACATTCACCGACGCCGCGAGCGAGCGGATCCGATCGTTCATCAGCGAGGACCCCGCGGAAGGCCTCGCGGTACGCGTCAGCGTTCAGAACGCGAGCCCCATCGCGCCGGAGTACGAGATGGCGCTCATCGAACCCTTCGAGCGGGAAGCCGAGGACCAGTCGTTCGACGTCCCCGGCTTCGAGGTCGTCGTCGATTCGAAGAGCGCGGACATCCTCGCCGGAACCCGCATCGACTGGGTGGAGTCGCTCCAGGGCTCGGGCTTTCATTTCAACAACCCCAACATCCAGCCGCTCGGCTCCGCGCCGCTGGACGGGCCCCTCGTCGACCGCGTGCGCCGCGTCATCGACGAGCAGATCAACCCGGGAGTGGCGTCGCATGGCGGCACCGTGCGCCTGGTCGACATCCGCGACAACGTCGTCTACGTGACGATGGGGGGCGGCTGCCAGGGCTGCGGCATGGCCTCCGTGACGCTCACGCAGGGGATCAAGCAGATGATCCGGGACGCGGCACCGGAGATCGTCGACGTGCAGGACGTGACCGACCACGCCGCCGGCAGCAATCCCTACTACGCCTAG
- a CDS encoding Fur family transcriptional regulator: protein MTTDTLTPRPPLGCAAVMLGLFRAALQEHHLPVTHQREAISRVLFESGRRLSADEIVERLRDDGERAGKATVYRTLSLLVRVGLATEHDFDEGFKRYEAQVGPAQQDHLICTACGDVVQFQRDELNRLQTEVARQSGFQVLRRQLKLYGLCARCHAESGQAIRQVS, encoded by the coding sequence ATGACTACGGACACCCTCACCCCCCGACCGCCTCTCGGCTGCGCCGCCGTGATGCTCGGCCTCTTTCGGGCCGCGCTGCAGGAGCATCATCTGCCCGTCACTCATCAGCGGGAAGCGATCTCGCGAGTCCTGTTCGAGTCGGGGCGGCGCCTGTCGGCGGACGAGATCGTGGAGCGCCTGCGGGACGACGGCGAGCGTGCGGGGAAAGCGACGGTCTACCGGACCCTGAGCCTCCTGGTTCGCGTCGGCCTCGCGACGGAGCACGACTTCGACGAGGGGTTCAAGCGATACGAGGCGCAGGTGGGCCCGGCGCAGCAGGACCACCTGATCTGCACGGCGTGCGGAGACGTGGTCCAGTTCCAGCGCGATGAACTCAACCGCCTCCAGACGGAGGTCGCCAGGCAGTCGGGTTTCCAGGTACTGAGACGTCAACTCAAGCTGTACGGGCTCTGTGCCCGCTGCCACGCCGAATCCGGCCAGGCGATTCGCCAGGTCAGCTAG
- a CDS encoding BamA/TamA family outer membrane protein, with translation MLRRTHALVALAALAVFSGPAAAALEGQAGRYFGRNKVVYESFDFEVLKTQHFDIYYYEESAVGAQMVGRLAERWYARLSRVLNHEFRQRQPIILYADHPDFEQTNTSGQFIDEGTQGFTEILKRRLVMPMMVSIHETDHLLGHELVHAFQFDMTGQGTGGPGLDVPGAIRLPLWFIEGMAEYLSIGPIDPFTTMWMRDALDLEDGFPTIPELADRRYFPYRYGHAFWSYIGGAFGDDRIGRILNLAARTGNALAAIEAVLEVPIGELSDRWKTELETYFADAREETRSPDDYGRRVVYEPPDEGKLHLGPALSPNGLDMVYVSQSDLFSIEMFGADARTGEVKRRLTNNAVDPHFESLQFIHSAGDWHPNGRLFAVAGIKTGNPLLTIMEAESGNIVDEIPVEGFQLGAIFTPSWSPDGSHIAFSGHSAGFTDLYVINVETGQLRRLTEDPFADLQPAWSPDGRSVAFATDRFTTDLELLVPGTYQVALLDLESGEIEPLPGFDDQFRNYNPQWSPDGRSLYFVSDHDGIANLYRLDLETRERYLVTDLWTGVSGLTAISPAVSVARATGDVAFSVNKGGPFSYEIYVIDDPDVLAGVPAPEMLVGVDASIIPPRERMSTAHADLLANARLGLADTITFEDAEFRSPLSLDFISQPTIAFGASDFGVFFAGGAALFFSDLLGNRTLQTILQVNTSFGDLLQGTAALAGYENRSSRWNWAFIGGQVPFVTRQIGFHQVQVGNRPVNVIQDFRWFEINRELTGIVAYPFNRNSRIEFSASARQIDFSGEIEEIAFDFFTGQPLTNQVTDLQDCEGEPLSFNRQPCAFESLYTASGSAALVYDSSIFGGTSPIAGQRYRLEVEPAVGTLNFLTVTGDVRRYVRAGPLTVAGRALHFGRWGGGADDRRLGRLYLGVPSLVRGYDNRSIDVAECTVASQVAFSNCPLIGNLIGNRVAVGNLELRLPLLGGIGVIRAPGVPPVEVGLFYDMGKAWSGETPLNCPDANCSFEDRTWVSSAGFLTRVNVFGLMIAEINFVRPFDRPGKGWIWQFNLTPGF, from the coding sequence ATGCTTCGCAGAACTCACGCGCTCGTCGCGCTTGCCGCTCTCGCGGTCTTCTCGGGTCCCGCCGCCGCCGCGCTCGAGGGGCAGGCCGGCCGGTATTTCGGCCGGAACAAGGTCGTCTACGAGTCCTTCGACTTCGAAGTGCTCAAGACGCAGCACTTCGACATCTACTACTACGAAGAGAGCGCGGTCGGCGCGCAGATGGTCGGCCGCCTGGCGGAGCGCTGGTACGCCCGCCTCTCCCGGGTGCTCAATCACGAGTTCCGTCAGCGACAGCCGATCATCCTCTACGCCGACCATCCGGATTTCGAGCAGACGAACACCTCCGGCCAGTTCATCGACGAAGGCACGCAGGGCTTCACCGAGATCCTGAAGCGGCGCCTCGTGATGCCGATGATGGTGTCGATCCACGAGACCGACCACCTGCTCGGCCACGAACTCGTGCACGCCTTCCAGTTCGACATGACGGGGCAGGGGACGGGCGGCCCCGGGCTGGACGTGCCCGGGGCGATCCGGCTCCCGCTGTGGTTCATCGAAGGCATGGCCGAATACCTCTCGATCGGACCCATCGACCCGTTCACGACGATGTGGATGCGGGACGCCCTGGATCTGGAAGACGGGTTCCCGACGATTCCGGAACTCGCGGACAGACGGTACTTCCCGTACCGCTACGGCCACGCCTTCTGGTCCTACATCGGCGGCGCGTTCGGAGACGACCGGATCGGCCGGATCCTCAACCTCGCCGCACGCACCGGCAATGCGCTGGCGGCGATCGAAGCCGTCCTCGAGGTGCCGATCGGAGAGCTGTCGGACCGCTGGAAGACCGAACTCGAGACCTATTTCGCGGACGCGCGCGAGGAGACGCGCTCCCCCGACGACTACGGGCGCCGCGTCGTCTACGAGCCGCCCGATGAGGGGAAGCTGCACCTGGGTCCGGCGCTGAGTCCCAATGGCCTGGACATGGTCTACGTCTCGCAGAGCGACCTCTTCTCCATCGAGATGTTCGGGGCCGACGCGCGCACCGGAGAAGTGAAGCGCCGCCTCACGAACAACGCGGTCGACCCGCACTTCGAGAGCCTCCAGTTCATCCACTCGGCGGGGGACTGGCACCCGAACGGCCGGCTCTTCGCGGTCGCCGGCATCAAGACGGGCAATCCCCTGCTCACGATCATGGAGGCGGAGAGCGGAAACATCGTCGATGAGATCCCGGTCGAGGGGTTTCAGTTGGGCGCGATCTTCACGCCGAGCTGGTCGCCGGACGGGTCGCACATCGCGTTCAGCGGCCACTCCGCCGGGTTCACCGACCTGTACGTGATCAACGTCGAGACCGGGCAGCTGAGGCGGCTCACGGAGGACCCGTTCGCCGACCTCCAGCCCGCGTGGTCGCCCGATGGCCGGTCGGTGGCGTTCGCGACGGACCGCTTCACGACCGACCTGGAGTTGCTCGTCCCGGGAACCTACCAGGTCGCGCTGCTGGATCTCGAAAGCGGGGAGATCGAGCCGCTTCCGGGCTTCGACGACCAGTTCCGAAACTACAATCCGCAGTGGTCCCCGGACGGCCGGAGCCTGTACTTCGTATCGGACCACGACGGGATCGCCAATCTCTACCGGCTCGACCTCGAGACGCGGGAGCGGTACCTGGTCACCGACCTGTGGACCGGCGTGAGCGGGCTCACGGCCATCAGCCCGGCCGTGTCCGTGGCCCGCGCCACGGGCGACGTCGCCTTCAGCGTGAACAAGGGCGGGCCGTTCAGCTACGAGATCTACGTGATCGACGACCCGGACGTCCTGGCCGGGGTGCCGGCGCCGGAGATGCTCGTGGGCGTCGACGCCTCGATCATCCCGCCGCGGGAACGGATGTCGACCGCCCACGCGGATCTGCTCGCCAACGCCCGCCTCGGCCTGGCCGACACGATCACCTTCGAGGACGCCGAGTTCCGGTCCCCGCTGTCCCTCGATTTCATCTCGCAGCCCACGATCGCCTTCGGGGCGAGCGACTTCGGGGTCTTCTTCGCGGGCGGCGCGGCGCTGTTTTTCTCGGACCTGCTCGGAAACCGCACGCTCCAGACCATCCTCCAGGTCAACACGAGCTTCGGGGATCTGCTTCAGGGCACGGCGGCCCTGGCAGGTTACGAGAACCGGTCCAGTCGCTGGAACTGGGCCTTCATCGGGGGGCAGGTGCCGTTCGTCACGCGGCAGATCGGGTTCCATCAGGTTCAGGTCGGGAACAGGCCCGTGAACGTCATTCAGGACTTCCGCTGGTTCGAGATCAACCGGGAGCTGACCGGGATCGTCGCCTATCCCTTCAACCGGAACTCGAGGATCGAATTCTCCGCCTCGGCACGGCAGATCGACTTCTCCGGTGAGATCGAGGAGATCGCCTTCGACTTCTTCACCGGTCAGCCGTTGACCAACCAGGTAACGGATCTCCAGGACTGCGAGGGAGAACCGCTGTCGTTCAACCGTCAGCCCTGCGCCTTTGAGTCGCTGTACACGGCGAGCGGAAGCGCCGCCCTCGTGTATGACAGTTCGATCTTCGGCGGCACGAGCCCCATCGCCGGGCAGCGCTACCGTCTGGAGGTGGAGCCGGCCGTCGGAACGCTGAACTTCCTGACGGTGACGGGTGACGTCCGCCGATACGTCCGCGCCGGACCGCTCACGGTGGCCGGACGGGCCCTCCACTTCGGGCGCTGGGGGGGTGGGGCGGACGACCGGCGCCTGGGCCGACTCTATCTCGGGGTGCCATCCCTCGTTCGCGGGTACGACAACCGGTCCATTGATGTCGCCGAGTGCACGGTCGCGAGCCAGGTCGCGTTCTCCAACTGCCCTCTCATCGGGAACCTCATCGGCAACCGCGTGGCGGTAGGCAACCTGGAGCTGCGGCTTCCGCTCCTGGGCGGGATCGGGGTGATCCGGGCCCCGGGCGTACCGCCGGTCGAGGTCGGCCTCTTCTATGACATGGGCAAGGCGTGGTCGGGCGAGACGCCCCTGAACTGCCCGGATGCAAACTGCTCGTTCGAGGATCGGACCTGGGTGTCGAGCGCCGGCTTCCTGACGAGGGTCAACGTCTTCGGCCTCATGATCGCGGAGATCAACTTCGTCCGGCCCTTCGATCGTCCCGGAAAGGGCTGGATCTGGCAGTTCAACCTGACGCCCGGCTTCTGA
- the pyrE gene encoding orotate phosphoribosyltransferase gives MSSAHTRLLNLLAERSFRLGDFVLASGARSDYYIDCRTSTMHAQGQVLMGEVGLAAIRDAGLRPDAVGGLTMGADPLAYAIAAASWRAGDPIHAFSVRKRAKRHGKGQLIEGCFEPGARVVVVEDVITTGGSAFQAVEAVNRARGEVLGVLGLVDREEGGKATLEGAGLRTMVLYTASDLRAAVAAGAT, from the coding sequence CTGAGTTCCGCCCATACGAGACTTCTGAACCTGCTCGCCGAGCGCTCGTTCCGGCTCGGGGATTTCGTGCTCGCCTCCGGCGCCCGGAGCGATTATTACATCGACTGCCGGACCTCGACCATGCATGCGCAGGGCCAGGTGCTGATGGGCGAGGTCGGTCTCGCGGCCATCCGGGACGCCGGACTGCGGCCGGATGCGGTCGGCGGCCTCACGATGGGCGCGGATCCGCTGGCCTACGCCATCGCCGCCGCCAGTTGGCGCGCGGGGGATCCGATCCACGCGTTCTCGGTTCGCAAGCGCGCCAAGCGGCACGGCAAGGGCCAGTTGATCGAGGGCTGCTTCGAGCCCGGCGCGCGGGTCGTCGTCGTGGAGGACGTGATCACGACCGGCGGCTCCGCCTTCCAGGCGGTCGAGGCGGTGAATCGCGCGCGCGGCGAGGTACTCGGGGTGCTTGGCCTCGTGGACCGCGAGGAGGGGGGGAAAGCCACGCTGGAGGGGGCGGGTCTGCGGACCATGGTCCTCTATACGGCGAGCGACCTGAGGGCGGCCGTGGCCGCGGGGGCGACCTGA
- a CDS encoding septal ring lytic transglycosylase RlpA family protein has product MALAAALSGQACVWSVPLATTPSTDPTPSADPSLYAVGWTQTGIASWYGEPFHGRTTAAGNTYDMDAISAAHRTIPFGTRLRVDNLDNGRSIDLDVTDRGPFVPGRILDLSRGAARELEMIGPGTARVRITVLGTATPVSARGGCVVVQVASFRERRNADAKRQEVTRAGFEASIEPYESMYRVVAGPFADGPAAGRARETLGGFMRSC; this is encoded by the coding sequence GTGGCGCTCGCCGCCGCCCTCTCCGGCCAGGCCTGCGTGTGGTCCGTGCCCCTCGCGACGACGCCCTCCACCGACCCGACACCGTCCGCCGACCCGTCGCTCTACGCCGTCGGCTGGACGCAGACCGGCATCGCCTCGTGGTACGGGGAGCCGTTTCACGGCCGGACCACGGCGGCCGGCAACACTTACGACATGGATGCCATCTCCGCCGCCCACCGGACGATCCCGTTCGGGACACGGCTCCGCGTGGACAACCTCGACAACGGGCGCTCCATCGACCTCGACGTGACCGACCGCGGCCCCTTCGTGCCCGGCCGCATCCTGGACCTGTCGCGGGGGGCGGCGAGGGAGCTCGAGATGATCGGGCCCGGTACGGCGCGCGTCCGGATCACCGTCCTCGGGACGGCGACCCCGGTCTCCGCGCGCGGCGGCTGCGTCGTCGTCCAGGTCGCCTCCTTTCGGGAGCGCCGGAACGCCGACGCCAAGCGGCAGGAGGTTACGCGGGCGGGGTTCGAAGCTTCGATCGAGCCGTACGAAAGCATGTACCGCGTCGTGGCCGGCCCCTTCGCGGATGGGCCGGCGGCCGGCCGCGCGCGCGAAACGCTGGGCGGGTTCATGCGCAGCTGCTGA
- a CDS encoding DUF839 domain-containing protein, translated as MRRAGRWAGTAALAPSLAGLAARARQAAGSTPGTARGSAGYGPLRPAGPELALPEGFSYVLLSVEGRPMSDGRPTPRAHDGMGLFPVSDDVVRLVRNHEDQDPPGVAVPLVSPELAYDPLAGGGTTTLEVRIEADGRSVLVRDFVSAGGTMINCAGGTTPWRSWLTCEETTFGPGRGWTVPHGYVFEVPADADEAVRAEPIRDMGRFTHEAVAVDPATGFVYETEDYNRRSGFYRFRPHTPGVLRDGGVLEMLAVRGAPQVDLRTGQRPGEWREVEWVPIENPDPPEAERNSTAVWMEGFEAGGARFSRLEGCWHADRSIYFHATNGGDAHLGQVWRYVPDEEALALVFESPSEDVLSGPDNLTVSPRGGILICEDNSGETHLRGLSPAGEIFPFARNLLNVREFAGACFSPDGRTLFINIQGDTISMGPGNLGQTFAIWGPWERGPL; from the coding sequence GTGCGCCGCGCCGGACGCTGGGCGGGAACCGCCGCGCTCGCGCCTTCGCTCGCAGGTCTCGCGGCGCGTGCCCGGCAGGCAGCCGGGTCCACGCCCGGGACGGCTCGCGGATCCGCCGGATATGGGCCCCTGCGCCCCGCGGGTCCGGAACTCGCCCTGCCCGAAGGGTTTTCCTACGTCCTGCTCAGCGTGGAGGGCCGTCCGATGTCCGATGGCCGGCCTACGCCCCGCGCGCACGACGGAATGGGGCTCTTTCCGGTGAGCGACGACGTCGTCCGCCTGGTGCGAAACCATGAAGACCAGGACCCGCCCGGCGTCGCGGTCCCGCTCGTGTCCCCCGAACTGGCGTACGATCCCCTCGCGGGCGGCGGCACGACGACGCTGGAGGTCCGGATCGAGGCGGATGGGCGTTCGGTCCTCGTGCGCGATTTCGTGAGCGCGGGCGGGACGATGATCAACTGCGCCGGGGGGACGACCCCGTGGCGCAGTTGGCTGACGTGCGAGGAAACGACCTTCGGACCGGGGCGCGGCTGGACCGTGCCGCACGGGTACGTGTTCGAGGTCCCCGCCGACGCGGACGAAGCGGTCCGGGCCGAGCCGATACGGGACATGGGACGGTTCACGCACGAGGCCGTCGCGGTGGATCCCGCGACCGGGTTCGTCTACGAGACCGAGGATTACAACCGCCGCTCCGGGTTCTATCGCTTTCGGCCGCATACTCCCGGCGTTCTGCGGGATGGAGGCGTGCTGGAGATGCTCGCCGTGCGGGGGGCGCCGCAGGTGGATCTCCGCACCGGCCAGCGGCCGGGCGAGTGGCGCGAGGTCGAATGGGTGCCGATCGAGAACCCCGACCCCCCCGAGGCCGAGCGCAACTCGACCGCGGTGTGGATGGAGGGATTCGAGGCGGGCGGGGCCCGGTTCTCCCGGCTCGAAGGCTGCTGGCACGCGGACCGGAGCATCTACTTCCACGCGACGAACGGGGGCGACGCCCACCTGGGCCAGGTCTGGCGCTACGTGCCGGACGAAGAGGCGCTCGCGCTCGTCTTCGAGTCGCCCTCCGAGGATGTACTCTCCGGTCCGGACAACCTCACGGTGAGTCCCCGCGGCGGGATCCTCATCTGCGAGGACAACTCGGGCGAGACGCACCTCCGGGGGTTGTCGCCCGCGGGGGAGATCTTCCCCTTCGCCCGGAATCTCCTGAACGTGCGCGAGTTCGCGGGCGCGTGCTTCAGTCCCGACGGCCGGACGCTGTTCATCAACATCCAGGGAGACACGATCTCGATGGGCCCGGGCAATCTCGGCCAGACGTTCGCCATCTGGGGACCCTGGGAGCGGGGGCCGCTCTGA
- a CDS encoding phage holin family protein, with product MGLIRSWLVNAAALYATAWLLAGVRVDSPEALIGGALAIGLINATVRPVLRLVTFPITVLTLGLFYFVLNGLMFYLAASLIPGFELAGLVTAVGGALVMSIVATVLHVFLKPRKKK from the coding sequence ATGGGCCTGATCCGGAGTTGGCTGGTCAATGCGGCGGCGCTCTACGCGACCGCATGGCTCCTCGCCGGGGTCCGGGTCGACAGCCCGGAAGCGCTCATCGGAGGGGCGCTCGCGATCGGCCTCATCAACGCGACCGTCCGGCCGGTTCTGCGTCTCGTGACCTTTCCGATCACGGTCCTGACGCTGGGACTGTTCTACTTCGTCCTCAACGGCCTGATGTTCTACCTGGCGGCGTCACTGATCCCGGGGTTCGAACTCGCCGGCCTCGTCACGGCCGTCGGCGGCGCGCTCGTCATGTCGATCGTCGCGACGGTACTGCACGTCTTCCTCAAGCCGCGCAAGAAGAAGTAG